The DNA window ACCCTAGCCGCCGTCGGCTCTTTCTCCAGCCACCACCACCCTAAATGAAAATATTAAGCCCATTTTCATATTCCCCGTAGCGATCTCACCGTCGACCGTCGCCTATCCTTCTTCAATACTCGCAAAACAACTGCATCAATGGCAAAGCAGCTCCACGAGATCAAGGAATTTCTCTTGACGGTGCGTAGAAAGGACGCGAGATCTGTGAAAATCAAGAGGAGTAAGGATGTGTTACTAAAGTTCAAGATTCGTTGCTGGAAGTATTTGTACAAGTTGTGTGTTTTTGATACTGATAAGGCTGATAAGTTGAGGCAATCTCTTCCTCCCAGTTTGATTGTTCAAGATCTGTAGATTGAGTTCTGTTTATCGGTTctgttttatattttttgaaatttgaaacctTAGGTTTTGTGACTTGGTTTTgtgtttattataatttatactTTTATATGATTGCTTTTTGAGTTGCTatgtaaaaaaatatgatttctcACTCTCTTTTCCagtcctcaaaaccctaatcatgaTTTaggcatgatgattatgatgacaaCAACATTTGGATGACATGTAGAGAATGAAATGGAAGACGAAGCTGCTGCTGCGTGAGATGCAAGCCAAGGTCGAGAAAGAGATGGATCTGTGCAGGGTGATTCCTGTTTGTCCCCATTAAGATCTTTGTGTTTTTAGTTTTATGCTATTTTTGtactttatttttgaaaaaattctgGTGTGTGGTTTTGTAAGAGATGCTACTGTTGAGACAAATCAAGGCCTTCACCTGTTTTTTGCTTCTTTTCAGATGACAGATCAGTTCAATATCAGTGTTTGAATTTTCTGGGAGTTGGCAGAATGATGCAGCGCAATGGTTAGTTTTtggaatatttgttattttttggaATTCTCTTTATCAGCTTTAGGTGCCTTAGCAAGAGCTATAGCTCTCGGCTTAACAAAATCCAAAGGAATAACAACCTTATCAACATGATAAATATCAAGTGTTTTATCTGTGATGAAAGCGGATCCTGCAGCTTCTGAATATGTGGTTCTTGACTCATATTTTGGTTTATTTCTTAATGTGAATTGTTTAATTTGTTTGGTTAGTTTGGTATATTTGAAAGTGGGATTGATGATGCTGCTAAAAAACCCGGTTGCTCATGGATAAGGATAGAATGTCAATAACTATTTGGTATTTTTGGAGTTTTCTATCATGTGAGTTTAAATTGCTTGGAGTTTTACCTTGGTATTTTTGGAGTTTTCTATCATGTGAGTTTAAATTGCTTGGAGTTTTACCTTGGAACTATAACATAGTATTTAACGTGTTTCAATGGGGTTTACAATTTATGGATCTTTGTTTTCATATTTATATAAACAAAGAAGAGGAATCCTACCTTGAATAACATTATTATCTTGATCAATTTTTTCCAATGCAGGAACGCAAAATGCAGCAGTTATAGTTGGAATGCAGTTTTAGTACAAGAAGAAA is part of the Vicia villosa cultivar HV-30 ecotype Madison, WI linkage group LG2, Vvil1.0, whole genome shotgun sequence genome and encodes:
- the LOC131649687 gene encoding large ribosomal subunit protein eL38z/eL38y-like; the encoded protein is MAKQLHEIKEFLLTVRRKDARSVKIKRSKDVLLKFKIRCWKYLYKLCVFDTDKADKLRQSLPPSLIVQDL